The following coding sequences lie in one Primulina huaijiensis isolate GDHJ02 chromosome 2, ASM1229523v2, whole genome shotgun sequence genomic window:
- the LOC140971615 gene encoding uncharacterized protein isoform X2, with product MDLPPRCRRHPRYSNVPHHPRFVHHHLTPLAPPPLPPSPPRILLPPLLPPRHDGQLPFPSHFSSPPYLPILERSYLQELDPLRKPYLDRYHPPHQDNSPFRIIHDYSLRDLIIEDDIFLRGCNNSHAYDFPRTWDRELPYGATEGNSRISEMEQRRYSSCRVSVTDARDMWKDTNADARRWDNGSCELYFEREDDIRRWDCNINRGHELCLGRNIDSRRWECVISGGRELSFDRGDNRIRLDRGINDGISLQLESRQQKFLESNLGLHRFSGRLGREGSKKEFHRPRKMNRVQKKSALHRIQLGKRHRRRTRGKRILKNLSSSCLRGRDKENFECLETLAKDNQETEQSPVDLSISFKSNSIVAKANLAASSPVSKEEICLSSRNQKIRKINNMVDTGSANSSEVVMEQMLGFQSGVLCPQIELLENFNVSVNGNVTAYKAHSTEIVTEHMPGFQSGVLCPQIELLEKFNVSGNEKVTACKVNSSCHNFVENNASKDMHSHGLDNFRSGCRLGCRSKKKRRSRNKILHGTRLQLSVDGGEIGNFETSTISTYDASKLNTNSTLSRVDMSSLSCVFVNVLPEADLLPSLGSIASEKVDIGSDTNRPSFSDRKMKDTSLNNLSASLSLSVDASTECSAKDAYCASQMGTDEVTVHAGELCLANEKFCHGDGFGFKWHADSVELHVRKWGSISGLEKNLLDSKDLLTSLGAVRVVSIDEQPLQNGLVFENAFDEVPFKCPTSVQVEDITVLSRHHISNIPKVQEDKHLSEHHKSCASECENSLRKEVENVVYDMRSADINSKEFFLEPVAIPEIDGYCSSNSKDAKVSVAAAVADCSSVRLGTVTRSNFLSADHKGLVTEADISLVKTDNQSYKDGANLCNKSGCIEWDSESKIKRKRKKKARGTQMGISGSNATEPVDKSSSVDDDLANFLATYISSVKEADFPGAEDNSDVTFRLKEGPSVVPDSHLDAVEFSGDGSFSGNLKKRKVVSAKLDFSSCLVDDSIGNCLASDDLKLDQVRLRPSELNADQSKETLSAMHVSSTDGSENFSIPEMDDTLAYANNNLHLKDDLDFIRNTLSACAHTQSGDELVAPGFDTPSCISSPEDLLPHKDLRLESEMIFDGFQTSNMKPVSGHFTNFSLRNSVENATFGHLQTNTKVPPSLPPQKTDEVPSSRNKPTSAVPNIFSGHPAFNFHTSRKFPSNHFAKSRTWHRTDQSSINATGPTLRPCPLPQSHMPKTSRISQSSYVRKGNSLVRKPSSSGCTVAHTLSSSVNPTSPCMDYLKNNQVKADTPCTQRIGQVNSSESSQTMPLNHTGGSLRSASCHLVESLPVTNSLGSGGPAKTLYALKETVKSFEIPECQTGSGNNSDSLSILGKENLGKKISYVKRRSNQLIATSDPKDPSTSGLDKSLASLSDGYYKNSKNQLIRVYKGSRARKGDSMETLNLHRLGSQTILPKSSGKRQSSKGFAKTYKLSKFSLVLNLNGAQFSDKSSNSSGPFKVWPYLFPWRRATYRRSSLPTISQKLLLSSKRGAIYTRSTHGYSLRISKVLSVCGRSLKWSKSIERNSKKANEEATRAVVAAEKRKKEEKGVISFLSKSRNHVSRERIFRVGSERYKMDPSRRSLRRITEEEEPSPSDVLQSEKNLKKSYLPKRLLIGNDEYVQIGTGNQLVRDPKKRTRVLASEKVRWSLRTARLRLARKRKYCQFFTRFGKCNKSDGKCPYVHDPSKIVVCTKFLNGSCTDSDCKLTHKVIPERMPDCSYFLKGSCSNENCPYRHVNVNPQSSICKRFLRGFCAYGNECRKKHTYVCPAFESTGICPQSSMCKLHHPKKKTEKKPVIEQKIVRGRYFDGGLIDVAECSMATGEKLSAIVEDDIVCEEGEYPDYISLDISNDGPEMTVL from the exons ATGGATCTACCGCCGCGCTGCCGTCGGCATCCCAGGTACAGTAATGTTCCCCACCACCCTCGTTTTGTTCATCACCATCTTACGCCGCTTGCACCACCGCCGCTGCCCCCATCGCCACCGCGTATTCTTCTCCCGCCGCTGCTTCCACCGCGTCACGATGGGCAGCTCCCGTTCCCCTCACACTTTTCCTCTCCTCCATATCTCCCTATTCTGGAAAGATCCTATTTGCAGGAATTGGATCCGCTGAGAAAACCTTATCTTGATCGCTACCACCCTCCGCATCAAGACAACTCACCTTTTCGAATCATACATGATTATTCGCTGCGAGACTTAATCATAGAAGATGATATTTTTCTTCGGGGTTGTAATAATAGTCATGCCTATGATTTTCCCCGAACTTGGGACCGAGAATTGCCCTATGGTGCGACAGAAGGTAATTCTAGGATTTCTGAGATGGAGCAACGTAGATACAGTAGTTGTAGGGTTTCTGTAACAGATGCTCGTGACATGTGGAAGGACACGAACGCTGATGCTAGGAGGTGGGACAATGGGAGTTGTGAGTTGTACTTTGAGAGAGAAGATGATATTAGGAGATGGGACTGTAATATCAATAGGGGTCATGAGCTGTGCTTGGGCAGGAACATTGATTCTAGGAGATGGGAATGTGTTATCAGTGGAGGTCGTGAGTTGTCCTTTGACAGGGGTGACAATAGGATTAGGTTGGATCGTGGTATTAATGATGGGATTTCTTTACAGCTAGAAAGTAGACAGCAAAAATTTTTGGAGAGTAATTTGGGTTTGCATAGATTTAGTGGTAGGTTGGGGAGGGAGGGTAGTAAGAAAGAGTTTCATAGGCCTAGGAAGATGAATAGAGTGCAAAAAAAGAGTGCTTTGCACAGGATTCAATTAGGAAAAAGGCACAGAAGGCGCACTAGAGGTAagagaattttgaaaaatttgagtaGCAGTTGTTTGAGAGGGAGAGACAAAGAGAACTTTGAGTGCTTGGAAACATTAGCAAAGGATAACCAAGAGACAGAGCAGAGTCCAGTGGACCTTTCGATCTCATTTAAGTCAAATTCTATTGTGGCAAAGGCTAATTTAGCGGCATCCAGTCCAGTTTCTAAGGAGGAGATATGTTTGTCGTCCAGGAATCAGAAGATTAGAAAAATTAACAATATGGTTGATACAGGATCAGCCAACTCCAGCGAGGTTGTAATGGAACAAATGCTAGGCTTCCAATCTGGCGTGCTTTGTCCTCAAATAGAGCTGCTCGAAAACTTCAATGTTTCTGTAAATGGAAATGTGACTGCGTACAAGGCTCACTCCACCGAGATTGTAACGGAACACATGCCAGGATTCCAATCTGGTGTGCTTTGTCCTCAAATAGAGTTGCTTGAGAAGTTCAATGTTTCTGGAAATGAAAAGGTGACTGCGTGTAAGGTTAATAGCTCATGTCATAATTTTGTGGAGAACAATGCTTCGAAAGACATGCATTCACATGGTTTAGATAATTTTAGATCTGGCTGTAGACTTGGATGCAGATcaaagaaaaagagaagaagCAGAAATAAGATTTTGCATGGGACCAGGTTGCAGTTGTCTGTGGACGGTGGTGAAATTggtaattttgaaacttccacTATTAGTACATATGATGCATCAAAGCTAAACACAAATTCTACTCTTTCAAGAGTGGATATGTCTTCATTGTCTTGTGTGTTTGTTAATGTGTTACCTGAAGCAGATTTGTTACCTTCTTTAGGAAGTATAGCTTCAGAGAAAGTAGACATTGGCAGTGACACTAATAGACCCTCCTTTTCTGATCGAAAGATGAAAGACACCAGTTTAAACAATTTGTCTGCTTCTCTGTCCTTGTCTGTTGATGCAAGTACTGAGTGCTCTGCCAAGGATGCTTATTGTGCAAGCCAAATGGGAACTGATGAGGTCACGGTTCATGCAGGTGAATTATGCTTAGCTAATGAAAAGTTTTGTCATGGTGATGGTTTTGGATTCAAGTGGCATGCTGATAGTGTTGAGTTGCATGTACGAAAATGGGGTTCTATATCGGGTCTGGAGAAGAACTTGCTTGATTCTAAGGATCTATTGACTAGTTTGGGTGCTGTCAGGGTGGTTAGTATTGATGAGCAGCCTCTTCAGAATGGATTAGTGTTTGAAAATGCTTTTGATGAAGTACCTTTCAAATGTCCGACTTCAGTTCAAGTTGAAGATATTACTGTCTTGTCAAGACATCATATAAGTAATATCCCCAAGGTTCAGGAAGACAAACATCTTTCTGAACATCACAAATCTTGTGCTTCAGAGTGTGAAAACTCATTGCGCAAGGAGGTGGAAAATGTTGTTTATGATATGAGGTCTGCGGATATAAATTCAAAAGAATTCTTCCTGGAACCGGTCGCTATACCTGAAATTGACGGTTATTGTTCATCAAACTCAAAGGATGCAAAAGTTTCAGTGGCTGCTGCTGTTGCAGATTGTTCAAGCGTGAGGTTGGGCACTGTGACCAGGTCTAATTTTCTTTCAGCAGATCATAAAGGTTTGGTAACTGAAGCTGATATTTCTTTAGTAAAAACAGACAACCAATCATACAAAGATGGGGCCAATTTGTGCAATAAAAGTGGCTGTATTGAATGGGATTCTGAGTCCAAGATTAAGAGGAAAAGGAAGAAGAAAGCTAGAGGTACTCAAATGGGTATCTCTGGTTCAAATGCTACCGAGCCCGTTGATAAGAGTAGCTCTGTAGATGATGATCTTGCTAATTTTTTGGCAACATATATTTCATCTGTCAAAGAAGCAGACTTTCCCGGTGCTGAAGACAACTCTGACGTGACATTCAGATTAAAAGAAGGGCCCTCTGTAGTTCCAGATTCCCACCTGGATGCTGTTGAATTTTCTGGAGATGGCTCATTTTCTGGGAACTTAAAGAAGAGAAAAGTTGTCAGCGCAAAATTGGATTTTTCATCTTGTTTGGTTGATGATTCGATTGGAAATTGCCTTGCTAGTGATGACTTGAAACTTGATCAGGTGCGTCTTAGACCATCAGAACTGAATGCTGATCAAAGCAAAGAAACTCTTTCAGCCATGCACGTGTCAAGCACTGATGGTAGTGAAAACTTTTCTATTCCAGAGATGGATGACACTCTGGCTTATGCTAATAACAATCTTCATCTGAAGGATGACCTGGATTTCATTCGTAACACTTTGTCAGCATGTGCTCATACTCAATCTGGTGATGAACTGGTGGCACCTGGCTTTGATACGCCATCCTGCATCAGTTCTCCTGAAGATTTACTTCCTCATAAAGACTTACGTTTAGAAAGTGAAATGATTTTTGATGGATTTCAAACATCTAACATGAAGCCTGTGTCTGGGCATTTTACAAACTTTTCTCTTAGGAATTCTGTCGAGAATGCAACTTTTGGCCACTTACAAACTAATACTAAGGTCCCACCGTCATTACCACCTCAGAAAACCGATGAAGTGCCGTCAAGTAGAAACAAACCGACATCTGCTGTCCCTAACATTTTTTCTGGTCATCCTGCTTTTAATTTTCACACTTCAAGGAAATTCCCTTCTAATCATTTTGCAAAATCAAGGACATGGCATCGAACCGATCAATCCTCTATCAATGCTACTGGACCAACATTAAGGCCTTGTCCTCTTCCTCAAAGTCACATGCCAAAGACGTCAAGGATTTCTCAGAGTTCATATGTTCGTAAGGGTAATAGCCTAGTAAGAAAACCTTCATCATCTGGATGTACTGTAGCTCATACTCTGAGTTCCTCAGTTAATCCAACAAGTCCTTGTATGGATTATCTTAAAAACAACCAAGTCAAGGCTGATACTCCATGTACACAGAGAATAGGGCAGGTAAATAGTTCTGAAAGTTCTCAAACAATGCCCCTAAATCATACTGGAGGATCGTTGAGAAGTGCATCTTGCCACTTGGTAGAGTCTTTGCCTGTGACAAATTCCCTAGGAAGTGGTGGTCCTGCAAAAACTTTATATGCTTTAAAAGAGACTGTTAAGTCTTTTGAAATTCCTGAATGCCAAACTGGTTCAGGTAATAATTCAGACAGCCTGAGTATCCTTGGCAAAGAGAACCTGGGGAAGAAGATATCGTATGTCAAGCGAAGATCAAATCAATTGATTGCAACTTCTGATCCTAAAGATCCATCTACATCAGGCCTAGATAAGTCTCTAGCATCATTATCTGATGGCTACTACAAGAATAGTAAAAATCAGCTTATAAGAGTATATAAAGGAAGTCGTGCGAGAAAAGGAGATTCAATGGAAACTTTAAACTTGCACAGGCTTGGGTCTCAAACAATTTTACCTAAAAGTTCTGGCAAGCGACAGTCAAGTAAAG GTTTTGCCAAGACTTACAAATTGTCTAAATTTTCATTGGTGTTGAATCTAAATGGTGCTCAATTTTCAGACAAAAGTAGCAATTCATCAGGACCCTTCAAAGTGTGGCCATATTTGTTTCCGTGGAGAAGAGCTACATACAGGAGAAGTTCTTTGCCCACAATCAG CCAAAAATTGCTGCTATCAAGTAAAAGAGGTGCCATTTACACGAGATCAACTCATGGATATTCTCTCAGGATATCCAAGGTGTTGAGTGTTTGTGGCCGTAGTTTAAAATGGTCAAAATCAATTGAGAGGAACTCAAAGAAAGCTAATGAG GAAGCTACACGAGCAGTTGTGGCAGCTGAGAAgaggaaaaaagaagaaaagggaGTTATTTCCTTTCTTTCAAAGAGCAGAAATCATGTTTCTC GGGAACGAATATTTCGTGTTGGTTCTGAGCGATACAAAATGGATCCATCTAGGAGGAGTCTTCGCAGGATTACAG AAGAGGAAGAACCATCACCTTCTGATGTTCTCCAATCTGagaagaatttaaaaaaatcttatctACCCAAGAGGTTACTTATTGGAAATGATGA ATATGTTCAAATTGGTACTGGTAACCAGCTGGTTAGAGATCCAAAGAAACGAACTCGTGTACTGGCGAGCGAGAAAGTTCGATGGAGTTTGCGTACTGCAAGATTGCGATTGGctagaaagagaaaatattgTCAGTTTTTTACTAGATTTGGAAAATGCAACAAGAGTGATGGAAAATGCCCTTATGTCCATGATCCCTCTAAGATTGTGGTCTGCACTAAATTTCTGAACGGTTCATGTACCGACAGTGATTGCAAATTAACTCACAAG GTTATTCCTGAGAGAATGCCAGATTGCTCTTACTTTCTGAAAG GATCATGCTCTAATGAAAATTGTCCCTATAGACATGTCAATGTGAATCCCCAATCCTCAATATGTAAAAGATTTCTCAGGGGTTTCTGTGCATATGGGAATGAG TGCCGGAAGAAACACACCTATGTCTGTCCTGCTTTTGAATCAACGGGTATCTGCCCCCAATCATCAATGTGCAAGCTTCACCATCCTAAAAAGAAGACAGAAAAGAAACCTGTAATCGAGCAAAAGATTGTGAGAGGTCGATACTTTGATGGAGGGCTCATTGATGTTGCTGAATGCAGTATGGCTACTGGTGAGAAGCTTTCTGCGATAGTTGAGGATGACATAGTTTGCGAAGAGGGGGAATACCCAGATTACATTAGCTTGGACATCAGCAATGATGGCCCCGAGATGACTGTATTATGA